Genomic DNA from Peribacillus simplex:
CATTGACTGGCTTAATTTTTTCTTATCCACTTATGTTAATTATTCGATTCGTATTCGGTTTAGGTGAGGCATGTTTACCAGGTGCTGCATACAAAGGAATAGCTAATTACTTTCCTAGTAAGCAACGCGGGACGGCCACAGGAATTCAGTCAACAGTTAATACGTTAGGACCGGCTCTTGCTGCTATTGCTGCGGCAGCAATCATTGCGGCATTTGGATGGCGTACAGTGTTTATCGTAATGGGTATTCCGGGCACTATAATCGGTCTGTATATCTGGTTTAAATTCAAAGATAATCCGAAAGATCATCCTAAAATGACGAAAGAAGAGCTTGCAGAATTAGAAGAAGACAGTGAGACAGAAAATTCGAAAGAAGAAAAGAAATCTGGAGTTTCCTTTAAGGAACTTTTAAGAAAACCTATTTTATGGCAAATGGCGCTTATTTGGTTCTTCTTTGATATTACTTTCTGGGGCTTTACTTCTTGGCTTCCATCTTATCTGATAAATGTTAGAGGACTTTCTTTAATGGATACTGGTATTTTCAGTGCCTTACCGTATCTAGTTGGTACAGTTTCAATTGTTCTTGGTGGGTACTTGTCAGATAAAGTAAAAGGAAAAAGAAAATGGGTGTTTATCCCTAATGCTGTAATTGGTGGTTTAGCATTATTATTGATGCTTCAAGCTTCTTCCACTGCAATGGTCATTACGTATCAATGTGTTGCAGCATTCTTCATGTTCTTAGCTCAAGGAGCATTCTGGGGTCTGGTTGTTGACACACTTCCTGCGAAAATAATGGCTGCAGGCTCATCTACTGTTAACTGTTTCGGATCAATTGCAGGATTCATCGCCCCGTTTTTAATGGGATATATGATTGAAAGCAGCGGTGGTTCTTACAATTCATCTTTCATATTAATGATTGCAGCAATTATTGTAGCAGCAATTATTGCCCTTACGATTGGCAATAATACCGAAAAAGAAAGTTCATTGAATTCAGAAACAATAGTAGAAGCTTAATTTGAATTGCAAATCCATCAGTAAGTAAATGGATTCATTCATCTATGCTGAGAAGAGCAATATAATAAAAATGATGTTTTTTAACATGGTAATAGCAGTATATTTACAAAACCCTTGATAAGCGGCTGTCAGATGGCAGGCGCTTTTTAATTTCAGTGAAATCATGACTGAAAATTGAATAATCTACACAATGCAGACGCTTTTTTTTCAGATATTGGGTAAGAAAGAGGGAAAAAGGTGTTGTAATTTTCAGAAAAGTAATTAAAATTAAAAAGGAACACCGTTGCTTATTAGGTAACAGGAAGGGTGTGAATAAACGAAATAAATTAAATCATTTAAAAGGGAGTTTGAATGAATGAAAGTAAATTTAAAACCAAGCAATGTTAGTTCATTAACAAAGGTACTTGCAGTAGCTACGCAAAATCAATTTGCTGTCGGTTCGTTTACTCCTAGAGCTACAAAGATGGTAACTCCTATACTTAGAGCGGCCCAAGAAAAGAAATCTGCGGTTATTGTTCAAACTTCTGAGAGAGAGCAGGAACGATACGGAATTAATTTAGCGGAATTTAGCCGAGAGTTTTATCGTGTGATCCAAGAGGAGAATATTACGATCCCTGCCGTGTTACATTTAGATCATACGAAGGATTTCAATGTAATTGCTGAAGCCATCGAAGTTGGCTTTACATCTGTTATGATTGATGCATCAGAGCAACCATTCAAGAAAAATATTGAGATAACAAAAAAGGTTGTTGAGTATGCACATTCAAGAGGCGTAACTGTTGAAGCTGAATTAGGCAAGATAGGGACAACTGACTTTATTGAAACCGACGTTGATGAAGAGCTATTTACAGAGCCTAAAGAAGCAAAACAGTTTGTTGAAGAGACAGGTATTGATGCATTGGCGGTTTCTGTCGGAACTTCACATGGAGTTTATCTTGTTAAAAATCCAAAAATTGATATGGAACGTTTAATAGCAATTCGTGCATTAACATCTGTACCTTTAGTGTTACATGGCGGTTCAGGCACTCCTTCAGAGATGATTAGGAATGCAATTCAAATTCCTAATGGCGGAATTAGTAAAGTGAATATTGCAACAGATCTAGAACATATGATGATAAAAACTCTTAATCGGGAAAATTATGTTACAGAAAAAGAGTGGTCGGAACTACCAACTGAAACATTAACTTTAGTCCAAAACGCAGTTCAGAACGTAGTAAAAGAAAAAATTGAAAACTTTTTAATAAGTAGCGATAGCGCTTCTTACTATGTTTAAGAAGTAAGATTATACTAACTTTGAACTATACCCCCTTATTTTAGTCACATAAGATAAACCCTTTAACCACATAATAGATGGCTATACTAATTATCGTTAAGATAACTTTTTTAGAAGAATTGCTAAGGTAATAGGAGGAAAAATAATATGTCTTTAGAAAGATCTAGTATAGTAACCTTTGCTGGTAATCCAGTTACGTTGATTGGGAGAGAAATTCGTGTTGGTGATAAATCGCCAAATTTTGAAGTATTAGCAAACGATCTATCAAAGGTTACACTTGAAGATTCAAAAGGGAAAGTCCGCCTTATTTCATGTGTTCCCTCTCTTGATACAGGAGTATGTGACGCACAAACACGGAAATTTAACCAATTAGCTAGCAATCTAGGAAATGATGTAGAAGTGTTAACAATTAGTGTAGATCTTCCATTTGCACAAAAAAGATGGTGTGGAGCAGCAGGAATAGAACAAGCTCAAACCCTTTCAGATCATTTTAAGATGTCATTTGGAACAGCTTATGGCACATATATAAAGGAACATCGTTTAGAATGCCGTGCAGTATTCGTTGTAGATGAAAAAGATGTCGTACAGTATGTTGAATACGTTCCGGATATTACGGAACATCCGAACTATGAAGAAGCTATAGAAGCAATTAAGTCATTAATAAAAGTTAAAAAGTGATATAAGTAAGCAATATACACTATGTTTAAAGGACGTATATTATTTTTCATTAATTCTAAGAAGTAAAATTTTTATTGCATTACAATCTTTTTTTCTCAGTTTATTTTATTCTAATCTCAAAATAGAAAGGCTGCCTCACAAAAGGTCAGCCTCTTCTACTGATGGTTTTAATAATGGGGTGGTGAGGTGCAAACATAGAGACAAAAAAGTTGTTATTACCTTAAAAGGAATAAGGGTAAAGTTTAAATTAATTTTTGTTAATGAGGAGTCGATAATATTCTGAATTTTATAACTTTTTTTGTTGAAAAACTAAAGTAGTGGTGATAGTATAAAAGTGTCAAGAATTTATTAAATATAGAATAAAATGTTATATTTCACTCATTTATTGGAACGTCGTTGCTTATTAAGGGGCAAAAAGGGGCAGCTAGACTTTTAAAT
This window encodes:
- a CDS encoding class II fructose-bisphosphate aldolase, whose amino-acid sequence is MKVNLKPSNVSSLTKVLAVATQNQFAVGSFTPRATKMVTPILRAAQEKKSAVIVQTSEREQERYGINLAEFSREFYRVIQEENITIPAVLHLDHTKDFNVIAEAIEVGFTSVMIDASEQPFKKNIEITKKVVEYAHSRGVTVEAELGKIGTTDFIETDVDEELFTEPKEAKQFVEETGIDALAVSVGTSHGVYLVKNPKIDMERLIAIRALTSVPLVLHGGSGTPSEMIRNAIQIPNGGISKVNIATDLEHMMIKTLNRENYVTEKEWSELPTETLTLVQNAVQNVVKEKIENFLISSDSASYYV
- a CDS encoding MFS transporter; this translates as MNKQLQMNKKFKWKVRYTVLFVLWLCWLFSFLDRMVITIALPFIGEDLNLTATAQGLLLSIFFAGYALFQIPGGMLSDKFGFRRVMSIAIVWWSIFTSLTGLIFSYPLMLIIRFVFGLGEACLPGAAYKGIANYFPSKQRGTATGIQSTVNTLGPALAAIAAAAIIAAFGWRTVFIVMGIPGTIIGLYIWFKFKDNPKDHPKMTKEELAELEEDSETENSKEEKKSGVSFKELLRKPILWQMALIWFFFDITFWGFTSWLPSYLINVRGLSLMDTGIFSALPYLVGTVSIVLGGYLSDKVKGKRKWVFIPNAVIGGLALLLMLQASSTAMVITYQCVAAFFMFLAQGAFWGLVVDTLPAKIMAAGSSTVNCFGSIAGFIAPFLMGYMIESSGGSYNSSFILMIAAIIVAAIIALTIGNNTEKESSLNSETIVEA
- the tpx gene encoding thiol peroxidase, yielding MSLERSSIVTFAGNPVTLIGREIRVGDKSPNFEVLANDLSKVTLEDSKGKVRLISCVPSLDTGVCDAQTRKFNQLASNLGNDVEVLTISVDLPFAQKRWCGAAGIEQAQTLSDHFKMSFGTAYGTYIKEHRLECRAVFVVDEKDVVQYVEYVPDITEHPNYEEAIEAIKSLIKVKK